TCAGAAAATATTTTTCCACTTTTTTGTCCGAGATTGAATCTAAAATACCGCTTGTTAATTTAAGCAGTTCCTTATTTCTCCACCATTTTGCGAAATATTTTTTATCTGTTTTTTTAATTTTTCTTAAAAAGAATTTGGGCATATACAATTATTATATAAGTTTTTTCACGATATTTTTGAATATTTTTTTACTATGGATAGCTATGTTTTACAATTTATATTGTGGGAATATGGTTTTTAATTTTGTTTCAATGAAAAACAAATCAACTATCCCTTCCATTTGTTTATAATTCAATTTTAATTTTACTCTACTCGCCTTTACGATTAGACTCGTATTCAATTTTTTCAATCATGCCGTGGGGAATATATAAAAAAGTAGCCTTTCTTTTTTTCTGCTCGCGTGAGTCCCTTTTTCTGTCATCCACAGTGATAGTGCGCGGATTCTGTACTATCACCCATTCCGCACCTTCTTTAAATAGAATACCCTCTGTTACTTTACGCGTTGGTTTCAGTTCTAATTTTTGAGGCACTGATGAAGCAGAATAAATAACCGCGTCTATCCAATGCACTTTCACATTCTTTAATTTATTCTCCATGGAGTAATCCTATCCTTTTAAACTTCACGACTGTTTTTTGAGGAATTACAAGTCCATCAATTGGCCAAATAGTGTCATCTGTTTCATCATAGCTGACGTTCATTGCTATGTTCATATGATCGTCTGTTGCCACCATCACGAATCCTACCGCAAGCTGGGCGTGTGGTAATTCGTCCGGTAATTTTTCCTCATAGGAATAAGCTGCGTCATGCCACCACACCGCGCACACGGGCGGATTCTTTTTCGGTTTTTTGGATTTTTCACTTGAAAAACTTAATTGCTTTTCCATGTATTAAATAATAAACTTTGCGCCATTGAAAAGCAAAAGGAGGATTGTTTTCACAACCCTCCTTGTCAATCAATGAACTTTATTACTTATTTGCCGGAATCTCCACCGTCATTATCTCCGTGACGATTTTCCGGAACTCCTTGGTCTTTTGCCTCCGCCGCATCGTTACGAGCCGTATGAAACGCTTCGCTCGTCTTTTTCATACTATCGCCCGTTTCTCTTGCGGTATCTTTCTCTGTCCACTTATTAGCCATTTCCCTCACCTCCTCGTTGTTTTTTATTTCAGTTTATTCAGGAATTCTGATATTCTCGGGATGTTCTCTCTGAACAGAGCATAACGGATTACATCATACCTCGCGCCGTTAAACAGTCGTTGCTTTTTGAATTTACCTTCCTCTATAAAACCTCCTCTTAGAGCGGCTGAAATAGCCTCTCGGTTGTATTCATACATTTCCATATAAATTTTGAAAAGCTTAAACTTTTCAAAAAGATACATCAGGAAAAGCGCGTCTGCTTCAGCGCCATATCCTCTTTTACGAAATCCATCGGCAATGAAAGTGGTGATAAACGCATATCCATCAACGCGTTTGTAATCATAGGAATAAATCGTACCGATAGGCTCGCCGTCGAATTTTCGCTCAATCATAAACTGAAGATGCCTATCTCGTTCAAAATCCCTTTTAAGCTCCGCAACAAATTCATTGCAATTCGTTGCGCTTCTTCTATGAGAGCAATTCTGAAGAAATTGTTGATCATTTCTCCACTTAAAAAGCGTAGCTGCGTTATTGCTTGTTAATGGACGCAATTTAATATGACGAGTTTCAAGAGAATAATCCATCTGATTGCCTCCTTTCTTTTTCAATTTTTAATGTTCAATCCAATATTTATACTGATACTAATATCTAATAAATGAATTATTTTGTCAAATTTATATTCAATCCTCAACCTTTTAAAATCGGTCAGAGATTCCGAATTTCCCGTTATTTTATCTATCTGTTTTTCAAGATAGTGAAAAAGGCCTCCTGCGGAATATCCACTGTTCCGATTCTTTTCAGTTTCTCTTTGCCGGCTTTTTGTTTTTTCCAAAGTTTTTGTTTGCGCGTTCTGTCGCCACCGTGCAGTTTGGCGATTACATTTTTTTTCATCGCCGGCACGGTTTCGCGGCTGATAATCTGGGCGCCGACAGTCGCCTGAATGGCAATTTCAAACATCTGCCGCGGAATTACTTTTTTCAATTCAATGGCCAATCTTTTTCCTTCGGAAGAAATTTCGTCCTTGGGAATTATAAATGACATCGCCTCAACTCTTTTTCCGGCAATCACAATATCCATTTTTACTAAATCGCCGCAACGGTAATCAATAAAATAATAGTTCAAAGAAGCATAGCCGGCGCTTATATTTTTCAAGCCGTTGTAAAAATTATCCAAAAAAGAAGACAGCGGCATTTCATAAAACAGAATCACCTCTTCGGCCAGATAATCGGTTTTTTTGTAAATGCCCCGGAAATTTTTAACCAAATCCATTATCGGGCTGAGATATTTAACCGGAGAAAATATTTCCAAGCTTACCCAGGGTTCCTGAATTTCTTTTATTTCTCCGGCATCGGGAAATTCTTGGGGCGAATGAATAAATTTTTCTTTATCGTCATTTAAAACCACTTTGTAAGAAACGCTGGGCGCGGTGATAATCAAATTCAGATTATATTCCCTTTCCAATCTTTCCTTGATTATTTCCATGTGAAGCATCCCCAGAAATCCGCAGCGGAAACCGAAACCCAAATCGGAAAAAACTTCCGACTTGAAAGTGAAAGCGGCGTCGTTTAAAGACAATTTTTCCAAGGCCTCTTTGAATTTCAGATAATCGCTGGCGTCAACGCAGTAAAAACTGGCGAAAACCATCGGCTGGGGTTCTTTATATCCTTTGAGCGGCTCAACCTTGGGTTCGGAAATTTTGGAAACAGTGTCGCCCACCCGGCAATCCCGAATGCCTTTAAAACCGGTGATAATATAACCCGCCTCACCAGCTGATAAATTTTCTTTCGGAAAAAAATCCGGTTTGAAAATCCCGACATCCAAAACCGTGGAAATTTCGCCGGTGCCCAAAAGTTTTATTTCCTCGCCTTTTTTTATTTGGCCGTCAAAAATTCTGACAAAAGCGATGACGCCGCGGTGCCGGTCAAAAAGAGAATCAAAAACCAAAGCCCGCAAAGGCTTATCGACGTCTCCGACCGGCGCCGGAATTTTTCTGACAATCGCTTCCAAAACTTTTTCAACATTAATTCCTGATTTGGCGGAAATAAAAATCACTTCCTTTTCTTCCACGCCGACCAGTTCCGCTAATTCCCGTCCGACTTTTTCCAATTGAGCATTGGGTAAATCTATTTTGTTGACCACCGGAATAATCACCAAGCCCTCATGTTTGGCTAAATAATAATTCGCCAGGGTCTGCGCTTGGATTCCCTGGGTGGCGTCGCAAAGCAAAATCGCGCCTTCGCAGGCATTTAAACTTCGGGAAACCTCATAAGAAAAATCAACGTGGCCGGGAGTATCCACCAAATTCAAAATATATTTCAAACCTTCAAATTCAAAATCCATCCGGCAAGGATGGAGCTTGATGGTTATCCCCCGCTCTCGTTCCAAAGACATCCGGTCAAGATATTGCGCCTGCTGCAATTTTTCTTTAGATATGGTTTTGGTTATTTCCAAAAACCGGTCCGCCAAAGTGGACTTCCCGTGGTCTATGTGGGCCACGATGCAAAAATTTCTGATGTTTTTCATTAATGATATTTATATTTAGTTGCTTGACAAAATTTTAAAATAAAATACCATTATCGTCAAACGGCACATTAAAAACAAAAGGAGGAAATCATGGAAAAAATTCAGAAGATTCTTGAGAAGATAAACGGCAAAGGATGGAACTTGTATTACCGCGGCAAACCCGACGAAAAAATCGGCTTACCGGAAACCTACCAATTGGGACCGGCCAAAATTTTAGAAAAAGGAATATCCTATATAATCCTTCCCCGCGTTGAAAAGCCAACCGACCAAACCATGATTGAGTCCTTTAAAGCCAAACATCAAATCCTGCCCAAAATCAGCCTGCCGCGAAAAGGATTCCCGTATTCTCTCGGGACAAAAATACTCGGATCCGAAGGCGGACCCCAAGAAGAAATTGACCTTCGCCCCGGAGAAGAAATTTTTTTCATCGGGATTGAACTCCAAAATGAAGCAATCCGGCTGATTACACAGCAAAAAACATTTATACCTTATGATGTTTTTCTGGAGGCGCTAAACGCTCTTCAGGACATTACCTCCTTGACGGCTGTTTAATGAGTATTATTAAACAAAAAACCGTTCCGATGCGCATCGGAACGGTTTTTACTTGATTAAATTTTATTTCTATTGATTTGCCTTTCAAATTTTATTTCTATAAAATGAAGTCATTCCGACGTAGCTCAGTGGTAGAGCGACTCCCTGTAAATTTAAAATTGCAGCTTTCCCGAGTAATCGGGATTGAAAAACGAGGTGAATTCGGGGAAACCCTATAAAAGGGCAATCCCGAGCCAAGCCCCGACTTAACGTCGAGGAAGGTGTAGAGACTATCCCGAAAGGGAGTACTCCAAATAAAATTGGGGGAAGCGCCTCGCACCCTCTAAAAAAGAGGGTGATGATATAGTCCGTCCCCAATGGAAACTTTGGGATAAACGTAAGGAGACGGTCGTAGGTTCGAATCCTACCGTCGGAGCAAACAAAAAATCGCCTATTGGGCGATTTTTTGGTAGAATAAATTTATATTAAATCAAATATAGTCGGAATTATTTTCATCGTACTTGGTATACTATTAGCCACAATCAACAAGGGATTGGTAGGCACATTTCTTGGATCAGGAATAACAATTACTGTAATAAACATTCTTAAATATTACAAAACAAAGAAAAAAGGATAACTTTTATGAAGGAGTATTTTTTTGATGCCGATGGTGTTAGGTTAAACTATGTTAAAGGGGATAATAATGGCCCTGCCTTAGTATTAATTCCTGGACAGAGCACTACATGGCAAAGTTACGAACCCGTTTTTAAGGGTTTGAGTAAAAATTTTCAAGTATATTCTTTAAGTATCAGGGGTCATGGTAAAAGTGATTGGACTACTGGCGATTATAATTTTGATAGCATAGGAAAGGATGTAACGCTTTTTTTGGAAAAAATTATTAAACGCCCCACAATCCTTGTTGGCAATTCTAGCGGAGGTTTGATTAGTTTATGGATAGGTGTTAATAAACCAGAATTAGTAACTGGTGTTATTTTGGAAGACGCTCCTTTATTTAGCGCTGATTGGCCGCGGATAAAAAAAGAATTTGTATATGAAGTATTAAGTAAAACTGCTAAGTATTTGGGCAAAGAAGGTGGTGCTGATTATGTGGGTTTTTTAAATAGCATAGAAAGGCCATTGCTCAACGGCAAAACCAAAACCTTGCCTAAGTTATTAAGCAAGGGTTTAGCTTGGTTAATATATAATAGAGAATATAGACCAGGAAAAGTTATTATTAATACTCTTCCCAGGATTTTAAAAATGTTGGTTCGTATTATTCCTACTTTTGATCCTGATTTTTCAAGAGCGTGGGTTGATGGCAGGATTTATAAGGGATTAGATCACGAGGATGCTTTGAAAAAAATTAAAGTTCCTTTGCTAATTATTCATGCTAATTGGTTTAGAACAGAGAAGGGCTTGGTTGGGGCTATGGATGACAATGACGCAGAAAAGGCTAAAAGATTAGCGCCTCATGCCAAATATATCCGGATAAAAACACAACACTCGATTCACTCCGGAAAACCGAAAGAGTTTATCAGAATTATTAACGAATTCAAGAAAGATATAAAATAATGCCGAATAAATATTTAATAGGAATAGATATTGGGGGGACAAAAACGAGAGGAGTTCTTTTGGATGGAAGAAAAATTATCAGGACTCTGGAAATTCCCACCACCAAAAACAAAGAAGGACTCAAAAGAGAACTTAAAAAAATTGTTAAAAAATTAAAACCAGAAAAAAGAAATTTTTCAATTGGAATTGGGGTAG
The window above is part of the bacterium genome. Proteins encoded here:
- a CDS encoding GNAT family protein; translation: MKKKGGNQMDYSLETRHIKLRPLTSNNAATLFKWRNDQQFLQNCSHRRSATNCNEFVAELKRDFERDRHLQFMIERKFDGEPIGTIYSYDYKRVDGYAFITTFIADGFRKRGYGAEADALFLMYLFEKFKLFKIYMEMYEYNREAISAALRGGFIEEGKFKKQRLFNGARYDVIRYALFRENIPRISEFLNKLK
- the lepA gene encoding translation elongation factor 4; translation: MKNIRNFCIVAHIDHGKSTLADRFLEITKTISKEKLQQAQYLDRMSLERERGITIKLHPCRMDFEFEGLKYILNLVDTPGHVDFSYEVSRSLNACEGAILLCDATQGIQAQTLANYYLAKHEGLVIIPVVNKIDLPNAQLEKVGRELAELVGVEEKEVIFISAKSGINVEKVLEAIVRKIPAPVGDVDKPLRALVFDSLFDRHRGVIAFVRIFDGQIKKGEEIKLLGTGEISTVLDVGIFKPDFFPKENLSAGEAGYIITGFKGIRDCRVGDTVSKISEPKVEPLKGYKEPQPMVFASFYCVDASDYLKFKEALEKLSLNDAAFTFKSEVFSDLGFGFRCGFLGMLHMEIIKERLEREYNLNLIITAPSVSYKVVLNDDKEKFIHSPQEFPDAGEIKEIQEPWVSLEIFSPVKYLSPIMDLVKNFRGIYKKTDYLAEEVILFYEMPLSSFLDNFYNGLKNISAGYASLNYYFIDYRCGDLVKMDIVIAGKRVEAMSFIIPKDEISSEGKRLAIELKKVIPRQMFEIAIQATVGAQIISRETVPAMKKNVIAKLHGGDRTRKQKLWKKQKAGKEKLKRIGTVDIPQEAFFTILKNR
- a CDS encoding alpha/beta hydrolase, whose translation is MKEYFFDADGVRLNYVKGDNNGPALVLIPGQSTTWQSYEPVFKGLSKNFQVYSLSIRGHGKSDWTTGDYNFDSIGKDVTLFLEKIIKRPTILVGNSSGGLISLWIGVNKPELVTGVILEDAPLFSADWPRIKKEFVYEVLSKTAKYLGKEGGADYVGFLNSIERPLLNGKTKTLPKLLSKGLAWLIYNREYRPGKVIINTLPRILKMLVRIIPTFDPDFSRAWVDGRIYKGLDHEDALKKIKVPLLIIHANWFRTEKGLVGAMDDNDAEKAKRLAPHAKYIRIKTQHSIHSGKPKEFIRIINEFKKDIK